A genomic region of Christiangramia sp. OXR-203 contains the following coding sequences:
- a CDS encoding universal stress protein: MKNILVPTDFSKNCKKAEELGIEMAKLYNSEIHFFHLINTPVNWVDLGKEKEKRYPETVKEIGSARADLRALELKAEREGLECRTFLEFDGGQANILQHSGHFHHDFIVTGSSGTHGGVRELLGSNVEKIVRKADVPVIVVKNKEISFPFKDIVFVSDFLEDVSEAFKMVISLATKCGAHIHLLRVNTQTDFNSIDRGLKPIKKFLENFPELEKYSMNVYNEPAVETGINNFLKYKNADLIAMCTHGSTGFLSLFSKSIAEGVTNHSELPVMTIKL; encoded by the coding sequence ATGAAAAACATACTCGTACCAACAGACTTTTCAAAAAATTGCAAGAAAGCAGAAGAACTCGGCATTGAAATGGCAAAGCTTTACAATTCCGAAATTCATTTTTTTCATTTAATAAACACCCCGGTAAACTGGGTTGACCTGGGTAAGGAAAAAGAAAAGAGATATCCAGAAACAGTAAAAGAAATAGGAAGCGCAAGGGCTGATTTGAGGGCTTTGGAGTTAAAAGCGGAACGCGAAGGACTGGAATGTAGGACTTTTCTTGAATTTGATGGCGGACAAGCAAATATCCTACAACATTCAGGACATTTTCATCACGATTTTATTGTTACAGGAAGTAGCGGCACCCATGGTGGAGTTCGGGAACTACTGGGAAGCAATGTAGAAAAAATCGTAAGAAAAGCCGATGTACCTGTAATCGTGGTCAAGAACAAAGAAATATCCTTTCCTTTTAAAGATATCGTTTTTGTTTCAGATTTTCTGGAAGATGTGAGCGAAGCCTTTAAAATGGTTATTTCGCTTGCTACAAAATGCGGTGCACATATCCATTTATTGAGAGTCAACACACAAACTGATTTTAATAGTATTGATAGGGGTTTGAAACCCATTAAGAAGTTCCTAGAAAATTTTCCGGAATTGGAGAAGTATTCAATGAATGTATATAACGAACCTGCTGTTGAAACAGGGATAAATAATTTTTTAAAGTATAAAAATGCTGATTTGATCGCTATGTGTACTCACGGGAGTACAGGATTTTTAAGTCTTTTCTCCAAAAGTATCGCTGAGGGTGTAACCAATCATTCCGAATTGCCGGTGATGACCATTAAATTATAG
- a CDS encoding restriction endonuclease, with protein sequence MNKSVLIKKYSGEYQVFDINKLINSLRRSKADENHVQEIAREVQGLIEEGMTTKKIYQLAFKMLKSRSRVSASKYKLKKALMELGPSGFPFEKFVGKLFKFEGYKTEVGVIVQGNCVQHEVDVIAQKDNKHYMIECKYHSDQGRFCNVKIPLYIHSRFLDVERQWEHHKGHESKLHQGEVYTNTRFTTDAIQYGTCVGLLLTSWDYPQGNGLKDRIDKAGLHPLTALTSLTKAEKVQLLNKGIVLCKELVENPGFLGQIGISNPRRKKILEDSKELCRTH encoded by the coding sequence ATGAATAAATCAGTTCTGATAAAAAAATATTCAGGTGAGTATCAGGTTTTTGATATAAATAAGCTCATCAACTCCCTACGGCGCTCAAAAGCAGATGAAAATCATGTTCAGGAGATAGCCCGTGAGGTACAAGGGCTCATTGAAGAAGGGATGACCACCAAAAAAATCTATCAATTGGCTTTTAAAATGCTTAAAAGCAGGTCACGGGTAAGCGCATCAAAATATAAGCTTAAAAAAGCCCTGATGGAATTGGGGCCTTCAGGATTTCCGTTTGAAAAATTTGTAGGTAAGCTATTTAAATTTGAAGGCTACAAGACAGAGGTTGGGGTTATTGTCCAGGGAAATTGCGTACAACATGAAGTAGATGTGATTGCACAGAAAGACAATAAACATTATATGATTGAATGTAAATACCACAGTGACCAAGGCAGGTTTTGCAACGTAAAGATTCCTTTATATATCCATTCACGGTTTTTGGACGTGGAAAGACAATGGGAACATCACAAAGGGCACGAAAGCAAATTACATCAAGGAGAGGTTTATACCAATACCCGTTTTACGACAGATGCCATTCAATATGGTACTTGTGTTGGGCTGTTATTGACAAGTTGGGATTATCCTCAGGGAAATGGACTTAAAGATAGAATAGATAAAGCAGGCCTACATCCATTAACTGCCCTTACGAGCCTAACCAAAGCAGAGAAGGTCCAATTACTGAATAAAGGAATCGTGCTCTGTAAAGAGCTGGTCGAAAATCCAGGCTTTTTGGGACAAATCGGTATCAGTAATCCAAGACGAAAAAAAATCCTTGAAGATTCAAAGGAGCTATGTAGAACCCATTAA
- a CDS encoding MBL fold metallo-hydrolase, giving the protein MKNNRLNIHFLGAAGTVTGSKYLVDTGDRKILIDCGLFQGLKELRLKNWEYPPVNVGDIDAVLLTHGHMDHTGYLPRLVKQGFNGPIYGTNPTLDIAKIILNDSAKIQEQEAERANKEGYSKHSPAEPLYDLKDVEKTIPHFKGIPQSQWIPLFDGIRARFQYNGHILGATYIELDVHGKRFVFSGDIGRTNDLLLYPPLKPKKADVLFIESTYGGRFHPDEIEALPQIEKLVNDTINRGGSLFVPSFSVERAQLMMVIFWKLLKEKKIPKVRMIMDSPMGASVLELFHRTRDWHRLDENECDEMCSHFTVVSSYRETMELRTDNKPKIVIAGSGMLTGGRMLNYLETQAQNSNNTLLFVGYQAEGTRGRKLLEGDKELKVYGKWVPFHMEVAEIEGLSAHADHAELMDWMDSIKNKPERIFIVHGEKESAEALQKGIKETYGWDAEIPQLYTIEEIE; this is encoded by the coding sequence ATGAAAAATAATAGATTAAACATCCACTTTTTGGGGGCGGCAGGCACCGTGACTGGCTCAAAATATTTGGTGGATACAGGAGATAGAAAGATACTTATAGACTGTGGCCTCTTCCAAGGGTTAAAGGAATTACGCCTTAAAAACTGGGAGTACCCACCTGTTAATGTAGGTGATATTGATGCTGTTTTGCTTACCCACGGTCATATGGACCATACAGGTTATTTACCCAGATTGGTAAAACAAGGCTTCAATGGTCCCATTTATGGTACGAATCCTACTTTGGACATTGCAAAAATCATTTTGAATGATAGTGCAAAAATACAGGAGCAAGAAGCCGAACGTGCCAATAAGGAAGGCTATTCCAAACACAGTCCCGCAGAACCATTATACGATTTAAAGGATGTAGAAAAAACTATCCCACACTTTAAAGGAATTCCACAATCACAATGGATTCCGTTATTTGATGGTATTAGGGCTCGCTTCCAATACAACGGACATATTCTTGGTGCAACCTATATTGAGTTGGATGTGCACGGAAAACGTTTTGTCTTTTCAGGAGACATTGGTAGAACCAATGATTTATTGCTCTATCCACCCCTTAAACCAAAAAAAGCGGATGTGCTTTTCATTGAATCCACTTATGGTGGAAGGTTTCATCCCGATGAAATAGAAGCACTTCCGCAGATTGAAAAATTGGTCAATGACACTATCAATAGAGGTGGCAGCCTATTTGTTCCAAGTTTTTCAGTAGAACGCGCCCAACTGATGATGGTGATTTTTTGGAAATTATTGAAAGAGAAGAAAATCCCAAAAGTACGAATGATAATGGACAGCCCAATGGGCGCTAGTGTATTGGAATTGTTTCATCGCACAAGGGACTGGCACAGACTAGATGAGAATGAATGTGATGAAATGTGTTCACATTTTACGGTCGTAAGCAGTTATCGGGAAACTATGGAATTACGAACCGATAACAAACCAAAAATTGTGATTGCAGGAAGCGGAATGCTTACTGGCGGAAGAATGCTCAACTATCTCGAAACCCAAGCACAAAATTCAAACAACACTTTGCTCTTTGTGGGTTATCAGGCCGAAGGTACTCGGGGAAGAAAATTATTGGAAGGTGATAAGGAATTGAAAGTGTACGGAAAATGGGTGCCGTTTCATATGGAAGTTGCAGAAATTGAAGGGCTTTCGGCACACGCAGACCACGCAGAGCTTATGGACTGGATGGACAGTATAAAAAACAAACCCGAACGTATTTTCATTGTACACGGTGAAAAAGAGAGTGCAGAAGCATTGCAAAAAGGCATCAAGGAAACCTATGGGTGGGATGCAGAAATTCCGCAATTATACACCATCGAAGAAATAGAATAA
- a CDS encoding class I fructose-bisphosphate aldolase, translated as MKKNENITELLGEKASFYLDHVSEKITKDELQLPGRNFLKVFVKSNRSPQVLRSLSQLYNHGNLGGTGYLSILPVDQGIEHSAAFSFYKNPDYFDPENIIKLAMEAGCNGVASTFGVLGLNARKYAHKIPFIVKINHNELLTYPNKYDQTLFGKVKNAWDMGAVAVGATIYFGSEESNRQLKEIAEAFEEAHNLGMATILWCYLRNEAFKTEKEDYHSAADLTGQANHLGVTTQADIIKQKLPVNNFGFKNIGFGKCDDAMYETLATEHPIDLCRLQVANCYMGKIGLINSGGGSKGESDLVEAITTAVINKRAGGSGLIMGRKAFQKPFNKGIELLHSVQQVYLEDSITIA; from the coding sequence ATGAAAAAAAACGAAAATATTACAGAGCTTTTAGGGGAAAAAGCATCCTTCTATCTTGATCACGTTAGCGAAAAGATCACAAAAGATGAATTGCAGTTACCTGGCAGGAACTTTCTCAAGGTATTTGTGAAGAGTAATCGCAGTCCGCAGGTGTTGCGTAGCCTTTCCCAATTATATAACCACGGCAATCTGGGCGGGACAGGCTACTTGAGCATTCTTCCGGTAGACCAGGGTATTGAGCATAGCGCAGCCTTCTCATTCTATAAAAATCCGGATTATTTTGACCCTGAAAACATCATAAAACTTGCTATGGAAGCCGGTTGCAATGGTGTGGCCTCCACATTTGGTGTATTGGGTTTGAATGCTCGAAAATATGCCCATAAAATCCCCTTTATCGTAAAAATTAACCATAACGAATTGCTTACCTATCCCAATAAGTATGACCAAACCTTATTTGGAAAAGTAAAAAATGCCTGGGATATGGGAGCCGTTGCTGTGGGGGCTACCATCTATTTTGGTTCCGAAGAAAGCAACAGGCAGCTTAAAGAAATAGCCGAAGCTTTTGAAGAAGCCCACAATCTGGGAATGGCTACTATTTTATGGTGCTATCTGCGCAACGAAGCTTTTAAAACAGAGAAAGAAGATTACCACTCGGCTGCCGATTTAACAGGACAGGCAAATCATTTGGGTGTCACCACCCAGGCTGACATCATCAAGCAAAAATTACCTGTAAACAATTTCGGCTTTAAAAATATAGGATTTGGCAAATGTGATGATGCGATGTATGAGACCCTTGCCACAGAACACCCCATAGACCTTTGCAGGCTACAGGTGGCAAATTGCTATATGGGAAAAATAGGACTGATTAATTCAGGAGGTGGGTCTAAAGGTGAATCTGATTTAGTTGAGGCAATAACAACTGCCGTCATCAATAAAAGAGCCGGAGGTTCAGGGCTGATAATGGGAAGAAAGGCATTTCAAAAACCTTTCAATAAGGGGATTGAGTTATTGCATTCCGTGCAACAGGTATATCTGGAAGATAGTATAACCATCGCTTAA